In Streptosporangiales bacterium, a single window of DNA contains:
- a CDS encoding isoleucine--tRNA ligase, protein MGTHPFRPLAAQVDLPSVDHDVLDRWEKRRIFERSLEATADGPLWVFYEGPPTANGLPGAHHIEPRVFKDVYPRFKTMQGYHVPRKAGWDCHGLPVEIAVEQELGFSGKPDIERYGIAEFNERCRQSVLRHVDAFEQLTRRMAFWTDMSNAYRTMDSSYVQSVWWSLKQVFDKGLLFRDYRITPYCPRCGTGLSDHELGQPGVYTDVSDPSVYVRLPLTSGPLAGRADLLVWTTTPWTLVSNTAVAVHPDVTYVVARHAGDERGLVVAEPLVESALGEGWTVEQRISGRELERWTYEPPFALVDVPGAHYVVLADYVTTEDGTGLVHQSPAFGADDMAVAKAYDLPVVNPIERDGRFAADVPLVGGKGFKEADPSLVDDLRARGRLFRALTYTHSYPHCWRCHTALLYYALPAWYVRTTAIKDALLRENDRTDWHPETIRTGRYGDWLQNNVDWALSRDRYWGTPLPIWTCANEHLTCVGSLTELGERAGRDLTDLDPHRPYIDEVTFACPQCGETATRVPQVIDAWYDSGSMPFAQWGYPHAEGSAAEIERRYPADFICEAIDQTRGWFYSLMAIGTLVFDESAYRTVLVLGHIIDAEGRKMSKHLGNVLEPMPLMERHGADGVRWLLLCVGNPWSTRRIGHELIDEVVRRVLLTYWNTASFLVLYANAAADGPDGRPWTPALSAEAPPVAERPLIDQWALSELYATVGEVTDAMEAFDSVRAGRRIGEFVDDLSNWYVRRSRRRFWQGFGTAEGAAAFATLHECVETLTRLLAPFTPFVADEVWESLRGDSPEVPDSVHLASWPNRRDDLVDTELSGHMALVRRLVELGRATRATSGVRTRQPLGRALVGATGWTRLPDQLRDEVAAELNVAHLADLADEGAELVELAVKPNFRTLGRRFAKETPAVAAAITAADAGALVAAVRGGHATVEMGGREVELAADDVLVTETPREGWAVATEHGVTVALDLELTPALVRAGLVRETIRVVQEARKAAGFEVSDRVELAWRADGDDLALALREARDTVAREVLATAVTESASDADAHRSRDDALGLTVWLRKVD, encoded by the coding sequence ATGGGGACCCACCCCTTCCGCCCGCTCGCCGCCCAGGTCGACCTGCCGTCCGTCGACCACGACGTGCTCGACCGGTGGGAGAAGCGGCGGATCTTCGAGCGCTCCCTCGAGGCCACCGCCGACGGCCCGCTGTGGGTCTTCTACGAGGGCCCACCCACCGCGAACGGCCTCCCCGGCGCCCACCACATCGAGCCGCGGGTCTTCAAGGACGTCTACCCGCGGTTCAAGACGATGCAGGGCTACCACGTGCCCCGCAAGGCCGGCTGGGACTGCCACGGGCTGCCCGTCGAGATCGCCGTCGAGCAGGAGCTCGGCTTCTCCGGCAAGCCCGACATCGAGCGGTACGGCATCGCCGAGTTCAACGAGCGCTGCCGGCAGTCGGTCCTGCGCCACGTCGACGCGTTCGAGCAGCTCACCCGCCGCATGGCGTTCTGGACCGACATGTCCAACGCGTACCGGACCATGGACTCCTCGTACGTGCAGAGCGTCTGGTGGTCGCTCAAGCAGGTGTTCGACAAGGGCCTGCTGTTCCGCGACTACCGCATCACGCCCTACTGCCCCCGCTGCGGCACCGGCCTGTCCGACCACGAGCTCGGCCAGCCCGGCGTCTACACCGACGTCTCCGACCCGTCGGTGTACGTCCGGCTGCCGCTCACCTCGGGCCCGCTCGCCGGCCGGGCCGACCTCCTGGTCTGGACCACGACGCCGTGGACCCTGGTGTCCAACACCGCGGTCGCCGTCCACCCCGACGTCACGTACGTCGTCGCGCGGCACGCGGGCGACGAGCGCGGCCTGGTGGTCGCCGAGCCGCTGGTCGAGAGCGCGCTCGGCGAGGGCTGGACCGTCGAACAGCGCATCAGCGGCCGCGAGCTCGAGCGCTGGACGTACGAGCCGCCGTTCGCGCTCGTCGACGTGCCCGGCGCCCACTACGTCGTCCTCGCCGACTACGTCACCACCGAGGACGGCACCGGCCTGGTCCACCAGTCGCCCGCGTTCGGCGCCGACGACATGGCGGTCGCCAAGGCGTACGACCTGCCGGTGGTCAACCCGATCGAGCGCGACGGCCGCTTCGCCGCCGACGTCCCGCTGGTCGGTGGCAAGGGCTTCAAGGAGGCCGACCCGTCGCTCGTCGACGATCTGCGTGCGCGCGGCAGGCTCTTCCGCGCGCTCACCTACACCCACAGCTACCCGCACTGCTGGCGGTGCCACACCGCGCTGCTCTACTACGCGCTGCCCGCCTGGTACGTCCGCACGACCGCGATCAAGGACGCGCTGCTCCGTGAGAACGACCGCACCGACTGGCACCCGGAGACCATCAGGACCGGCCGGTACGGCGACTGGCTGCAGAACAACGTCGACTGGGCGCTGTCGCGCGACCGCTACTGGGGCACGCCGCTGCCCATCTGGACCTGCGCGAACGAGCATCTCACCTGCGTCGGGTCGCTGACCGAGCTGGGCGAGCGCGCCGGTCGCGACCTCACGGATCTCGACCCGCACCGCCCGTACATCGACGAGGTGACGTTCGCCTGCCCGCAGTGCGGCGAGACCGCGACGCGGGTGCCGCAGGTCATCGACGCCTGGTACGACTCCGGCTCCATGCCGTTCGCGCAGTGGGGCTACCCGCACGCCGAGGGCAGTGCCGCCGAGATCGAGCGCCGCTACCCCGCGGACTTCATCTGCGAGGCGATCGACCAGACCCGCGGCTGGTTCTACAGCCTGATGGCGATCGGCACGCTCGTCTTCGACGAGTCGGCGTACCGCACCGTGCTCGTGCTCGGCCACATCATCGACGCCGAGGGCCGCAAGATGAGCAAGCACCTCGGCAACGTCCTCGAGCCGATGCCGCTCATGGAACGCCACGGCGCCGACGGCGTGCGGTGGCTGCTGCTGTGCGTCGGCAACCCCTGGTCGACCCGCAGGATCGGGCACGAGCTGATCGACGAGGTGGTCCGCCGGGTCCTGCTGACCTACTGGAACACCGCGTCGTTCCTGGTGCTGTACGCGAACGCCGCCGCCGACGGCCCCGACGGCCGGCCGTGGACCCCCGCGCTGTCCGCCGAGGCACCGCCCGTCGCCGAGCGTCCGCTGATCGACCAGTGGGCGTTGTCGGAGCTGTACGCGACGGTCGGCGAGGTGACCGACGCGATGGAGGCGTTCGACTCGGTCCGCGCCGGCCGCCGGATCGGCGAGTTCGTCGACGACCTGTCGAACTGGTACGTCCGCCGCTCCCGCCGCCGCTTCTGGCAGGGCTTCGGCACGGCGGAGGGCGCGGCGGCGTTCGCCACGCTCCACGAGTGCGTCGAGACGCTGACCAGGCTGCTCGCGCCGTTCACCCCGTTCGTGGCCGACGAGGTGTGGGAGTCGCTGCGCGGCGACTCCCCCGAGGTACCCGACTCCGTGCACCTGGCGAGCTGGCCGAACCGGCGCGACGACCTCGTCGACACCGAGCTGTCCGGGCACATGGCACTCGTCCGCCGGCTCGTCGAGCTGGGCCGGGCGACGCGTGCGACGTCGGGCGTCCGCACCCGGCAGCCGCTCGGGCGGGCGCTGGTGGGAGCGACCGGCTGGACCCGGCTGCCCGACCAGCTGCGCGACGAGGTCGCGGCCGAGCTCAACGTCGCGCACCTCGCCGACCTCGCGGACGAGGGCGCGGAGCTGGTGGAGCTCGCCGTCAAGCCGAACTTCCGCACGCTCGGCCGCCGGTTCGCGAAGGAGACCCCTGCCGTCGCCGCGGCGATCACCGCGGCCGACGCGGGAGCCCTCGTGGCGGCCGTCCGCGGCGGGCACGCGACGGTCGAGATGGGCGGCCGCGAGGTCGAGCTGGCCGCCGACGACGTCCTCGTCACCGAGACGCCGCGGGAGGGCTGGGCGGTGGCCACCGAACACGGGGTCACGGTCGCGCTCGACCTCGAGCTCACGCCCGCGCTGGTCCGGGCGGGCCTGGTCAGGGAGACGATCCGGGTGGTGCAGGAGGCGCGGAAGGCCGCCGGCTTCGAGGTGTCCGACCGCGTCGAGCTGGCCTGGCGGGCCGACGGCGACGACCTCGCCCTGGCGCTGCGCGAGGCCCGCGACACGGTCGCCCGCGAGGTGCTCGCCACCGCGGTCACCGAGTCCGCGAGCGATGCCGACGCCCACCGCTCCCGCGACGACGCCCTCGGCCTGACGGTGTGGCTCCGCAAGGTGGACTGA